The following is a genomic window from Malus sylvestris chromosome 7, drMalSylv7.2, whole genome shotgun sequence.
AGCTAGGTTGCCACGTGGAAAGTTGACGGTACATGGTTTTCTTGGGTTTCATGTGAACTTTTTGTTTTCTGCAGGCAAGTGACAGATCAGTTGTTGTCGATCACCACgttgtatttatttatattataattcGTTTTATTTGGATTTATGCTTACCGGCTTTGTTTGTATTTTCTGTATATGACCAAATAATAGAAAGTGGAAACTCTGTCCAGCCACACGTGGAATCTGATAAATACGTCAATAACGTTTAAAGTGTTGCGGCTTTTATTTGATTAgaaatatgattgtgtaaaaaTATAACAACGTATGAGAAATATTAACATAAAATTCTTAAAACtcatctctctttttctctgtaggtctccctctctctccatcCTCTAAATTTATACTACaacataactttttttttttttgatcagCACATAAAGTTTGACACTTGGAAGATGGAAGGAGGAAATTTTTAAGTTAGAATTttcattaaagaaaaattaaagttgGGTTTAAAGATATAACaattgagtttaaataaaatatttcaaataagAATTGTCAAACCTAGCAAAAGGAATCAAAGACTTGGAAGATGGAATGAGTCCATTGTTTGGTACTCTCCCACATTGTGTGGGTGTGGATTTTTGACAAAATGGTAGGTTTCGCGTCAATTAGGATAATTTTGACGACTAACCACTATTAATTAAATGTTAAAGGACGGTTCGCAACCAGATTTAGATGTGGCTAATTAGTTAGGTCTTCTACTGTAATTTGAGTAAAtgtgatacatatatataagaagggtttttatcataaatatTCTCTGAAATTGACTCACCCAATCAAGATggtccatgaaattgaaaatcgatcaatgtaatCCTTGAAATTGGGTGTCACAAATCAATATAGTATTTCCGCCACAACTCTGTTAAAAATTATATTATGTGCTAATATGACATATAATTGGGTTccataatataataaaatattatcatgtggattaaaaataattaaataataattaaaaacaaaaaaataaaagagaaaaagaagatgaagatgactgttcatcatcttcttccccttctACCCAACGACCCACCATTCTCCTCCCCTTGAAAGGGCATAGTCGCACCCCTTCCCTCAATCCTCATGTTCGCCTGTGATCGTAATTTGAAATGAAACTTTCCCGATATTGCTTGACCAGGAGGTGCAGGCCGATGTTGTTCGCCAGTGGCACCTGCTTTGCTCCCAAGCTAAGCACCAATAAGTCACATACTAATTATAACTGCTTTTAGCATTTTGCATATATACCAAACCaacccaaatcaaatattatatTGTATCTATGGCCATCATCTTTTCACGAATTCTCAACCCCCACCCCTATGGCCTGCACCTCCGGGTCGAGCAGCAACATCGGGGAGGTTTTATTTCAAATTACTGTCACCGGCGAACACGAGGACTGCGGAACGGGGTGTTACGGTGCCATTTCAAGGGGAGGAGAATGGTGGGTCGCTGGGTaggaggggaagaagatgatgaacaatcatcttcttctttttctcttttttgtttgtttttaattatataaaatagttttttaattattatttaaatacttTTAATCCACGTgacaatattttattatattgtAGAACCCAATTATatgtcacatcagcacataacagaatttttaacaGAGTTGTGACATAATgattacattgatttgcgacacccaatttcagggactacattgatcgattttcaatttcagggaccatcttgattgagtgggtcaatttcatagaccatttgtgataaaaacccatataAGAATTCGgtaatttaaatttgatatttATAGCATGCTACTACATTGGTGTGAATTGAATAATTGTGGGAGTCATAGTTTAGAACCGACTAGTTTATTAATATTACACTTGTAAGTTTTAATATATTAGTTTCACACTCAAATTTTTCAGGAAGAAATTATGGTATGCgatttgtcacatccccgcccggGGTGGATCACTtctcgggcccgctccaccaccgtagcacgatattgtccgctttgggtcccgaccacgccctcacggttttgtttctgggaactcacaagcaacttcccagttggtaactttgttttactgacccactcaattttgttttgcgcccctccagatCCTaaatagcagagctttggtggccacgaggaatccaacggtgttctgacagaattcacaaaagtaggactcaccctcgggtgggtcatcttagtaattgtaatttaaaaaaaaaaaaaaagcttccgaactgtgtaaatggttacgtcactctcacgtgacggccagcacgccctccttcgggacgggatttttgtaattgtaatttaaaaaaaaaaacttccgaactgtgtaaattgttacgtcactctcacgtgacgtcCAGCACGCTCTCCTTCAGGACGGGATGTGTCACGACTCCTAGCCATGTGTCTGTGCAGACCCTAGACACAACTTTCAAATGGCCCATCACTATGTAATGACCCCACCCCCTCACACCATCCTATGGTCCACCACCGACCTTCATCACAAAAAAGTGTGATTGCTATATGAATtcaatataaggaaaactaatgaaaagggcttgaaaactttaagttttaatgataaggacaaaataaagggtaaaatgaatagtactaggattgactttttagtgtaaaaatgtggtttttcgttaaaatgaacagtaccagataCTTTTCGTTAAATTTCCCTTCAATATATTGGTATCACACTAATTTTTTCCTGATAAACAATATGcactctttttgtttttatcacTATGTATTTTGAACTAATAAAGGAACTACAAATTCTTCCTTAATCTTGTTGATTGGAAATCTTTgaaccttttttcttttcccatGCAGTAGCAGTCGATACGCCCTTATTCTGCGTTATCGTTTGTTTACCAAAGATTCATGATGTGTCTGGTAAAATTGCTTTACAAATTTCGATATAGCTGATTTAGTTTACAAATAGCCCCTAATACATGGACTAATATATGATAATTTGGGTCTCCAGCTTAATTAAATATCATATTTTTTCAGTCAACTTCACAATAATATTCAAATTCATAACATATCtgtttaaatataaaatatctGTTAAtaataaacaaagaaaacacaaaCCCATCCAtggcaaaatatatatataaatatatatatatatatatatatatttccttgTCAAATCAATTACATCAACTAATTTAGGTCTGAATTTTTTAAGTATGAAATTATGCATTTTCTTGTAACATTGATGTaacttttaatatttttctttattttcataAGAATTTACTATAATGTTTTTTCCTATAttgaaaaaaagtttaaaaccgGTACAAAATGGAAGGTCATATAACTCtagaaatatattaaattacaggaagaaggaaaagtcaattagaaaaaaaaatattaaatccttttcataaaaataataaataaataaattacatcatccCGAACCATAAAGGAATACAGAAACGAACAGCTCGACAACTCGAaacacttttttcttcttcttctctttcctcCTTCAATTCCTCTGACTGTCTCAGTTCGCAGAGATTCACTCTTAAACGAACTCCAAAATCTCAATCTTTATGTCGTTTTAGTCCCCACGATGCGCCAATTCCTTCACTCCCCATCGCCATCGCCCGCAGCTAGTCCTCAGCCTCAACCCCACGTCAGCAGCCGCTTCCCCCACCCTCTCGCCGCCGCCTCCGCCACCACcgccttctctctcctcctcttcctcctagTCTGCTTCCGTAAAATCACCCGGAAGCGGACTGCCCCGGAATCCGACTCCAAGCCCCCCCACCGGTACGCCTACTCCGTCCTCCGCCGAGCGACCGACTCGTTCTCTTCGACGCGCCGACTCGGCCAAGGCGGCTCCGGGTCCGTGTTCTTCGGCACAATCCCACACACCCACCAAGACGTCGCCGTCAAGCTCATGGACTCCGGGTCGCTCCAGAGCGAGCGCGAGTTCCAGAACGAGCTCCTTTTAGCTTCCAAGCTCGATTCACCGCTCGTTGTCTCGGTGCTCGGATTCTCCTCCGACCCCAAACGGCGGTGTATGGTGCTGGTTTACGAGTTTATGAGGAACGGGAATTTGCAGGACGCGCTGCTGAAGAGGAAGTGCCCCGAATTGATGGAGTGGAGGAAAAGATTCTCAATTGCCATTGACGTAGCGAAAGGGCTGAGATATCTTCATGGGTTGGACCCGCCGTTAATCCACGGTGATGTGAAGCCGAGTAATGTGCTGCTGGACGGCGGCTTCGCTGCCAAGGTCGCCGATTTCGGGCTGGCGAGGCTGAAATCGGAGAATCAGGTAGTGATTGAGATTGATGACGCGCCGAAGAAGGAGGAGCTGGAGAGCAATGGCGGGTGCGACTATGGGTCCGTGGTGGAGGAAACTGAGAGTGTGATGACATCTGGGTTTGATGATTTGAACGTGGGTGTTGATCAGTCACCGGAGGATTTAGCGAAGGGTCCTGTTTCGGTTTCACCGGAGACTTCGGTGACACCGCCGTCCCCGGTGTCTCCAGAGGGGAATTTGGAGGAGGGTGGGAAGCAGAGGGTGAATAGGGATTGGTGGTGGAGGCAGGACAGTGGGGTGAAGGACTATGTGATGGAGTGGATTGGGAATGAGATTGGGGCTGATAGGCCGGTTGGAACTACTGCTTCCGGTTCAAGTAGCGAAATGGTTGGGAAatttgagaagaagaagaagaagaagaagaatacgaAGAAGAGGTTGGAATGGTGGGTGTCAATGGACGAGGAAAAGAAGGCGAAGAATTCTAACAAGGAGAGGAAAGGGCCTGCCAGGGAATGGTGGAAGGAAGAGTACTGCGATGAGCttgccaagaagaagaaaaagaaagataagaAGCAATCAAAAGGAATGAGCTTTGATGAGAATGAAGACAATCGGTGGGCACACGACGAGGAATTGTATGCGGAGAGTAAGAAGAAGATCAAGAAGAGGAGTAGGAGCAAGAGTTGGGGGAGTGTGAGTAGTATTGATTGGTGGTTGGACGGAATGCGGCATAATACTAGCCATGATTCCGGGGAAATTCCAATGGGTGGCGCCATGAGTAGTACTCCGAGCATGAGAGGCACAGTTTGTTATGTTGCCCCTGAATACGGCGACGGTGGTGATCCGTCTGAGACGTGGGATGTTTAcagttttggaatttttttattggttcTTATCGCCGGAAGGCGCCCACTTGAGGTCACAAATTCACCACTATCCGAGTTCCAAAGGGCGAATCTGTTATCGTGGGCGCGCCATCTTGCCCGTGCGGGGAAGCTTGTTGATCTTGTTGATAAGTCCATTCAGTTCTTGGATCAAGAACAAGCGATCCTTTGCATTACCGTAGCATTGGTTTGCTTGCAGAAAGTGCCTTCTCGCCGCCCTTCAATGAAGGAGGTTGTGGGGATGCTGACTGGTGAGTTGGAACCACCCAAATTACCGCGTGAATTATCCATTTCGGCTAAGTCACGCTTCCCATTTAAGTCTCATACACATGTTCGGTGAGTTTCTAATGTATGATTTTGTGTTTCTATCATTAACATTAGCTGGTATACTGCCATAGATCATTGCTTCATCATTTTTTGTGGATGATTTATGTGctgaaagaaaggaaaaggaacAGTTTTTACTTGTATTAACTTATGATTTTATCAATGAATTTGAATTATTGGAATTTCTTTCATTTGCTCATCTTTTACTGCTATGGCCTACAAATCAAAATGTTTTTGATTTCATATGTAATCATAATTTGGTGTAAAGATAGAAACATCGTCACTTTGTCACATTCCTCTTGCACTGACTTAGGAACTCTGAGTACACTTTTTCCGGCCCGTGCTTTTAGCAATGAGGATGGAAACACTGTCACTTTGTCACATTCCTCTTGCACTGACTTAGGAATTCCGAGCTTACTTTTTCGGAGGTGCACCGTGCTCTTAGCAATGAGGCCAGCCCTACTCATTTGAATCAGTTTCCTAGAAATTGAACTGCTAGGAGTTTACTTTTTTGGAGGATGGAAACAGCATCACTTTGTCACATTCCTCTTGCACTTAGGAATTCCGAATTTACTTTTTTCGAAGGCGGCCCATGCTTTTAGCAACGAGGCCGGCCCTACTCATTTGAATCAGTTTCTTAGAAAACTGTTGCTTGATGAAATTTCTTTAGTTGACCCCTCCCccattaaaaaaaaggaaagtaaaaaaaaagaaagcaacttactttttatcatcatttgaaattttggcAAGGGTACTTGTGATTCCTGTCTCCAGCTTTCTGTAGGTTGACCATGCCTTTTACGAACATTCCATTTTTCACCTTGGTACTTGGCAATGATAGGGAGGGAAAATTTTTGGATAAACCAGGGTATTGGAAAAAGGGCGACACAAATTTTATGATGCCATAATGTAGTTTTGCTCTGTTCCTAAGATGATTGCAATAGGTATTTTTGCGCGCAGCTCCATCAGTTGTGCAGATAAAGATTTCTAACTTAAACCATAAATCTGAAGTTTGCTGTCTCTGTGTTTCGAGACCATGTTCTTTTCATTTAATTACCAATGTGTTCTTGTCGATGATATTCCTTTAGCTCGACTGTCTGGGTTAAAACCTTGAATGTGATATTTTAACGTGTAAAGACTTTTCGGTGAAATTCCTTCGTCTACAACCAATTTATTCCAGGTTGAGTTTTGTTACAAGCAGAAGAGATTATTATAGCTTGTGACTCGGTTGTGCCATGCtggtatatttttatgttctctTGTACATGTTACCGGCTTTGTCGCACATGATACTTGCAGTTGTAGACAACTCCTTGCAGAAACAGTTCAGTAATCTTCCCATGGCCCTTGTACAGATCATTGATAAGGCCATGGCCATCTCTTTGGAGAGGGTTAAAGGTTCAAAAGTCAAAAAATGACATGATTTGTCTAAAAACTTATCTTTCAACTGATGGATGGGCTATAATTATGTGGAGTCCACCAGATTATTATTTGGTCAAAGGGCATCAGGCTGGCTAAATGTAGCCCTCCTCTTAGCCATTTTTAGGTGCTTAACTCATCAGTTAcaataatttattcaatttaacaATTATATTTGAAAACATCTAAatgtagtttaattaaattaaccaataaataagtataaacttaaaactaataagttATTGAGTGAGATATGTTTAGCCCCCTTCGGTTGAAAATGGTATATGAGTATGGTCTGACattgtttatttaaaaataattttttacaaggTTATAATTCTGGACGGGGTTATATCTAGCcctttcagttggagatggcctaacatTTCACATGCTACAGCCTTGGAAGAAACATTGATGCTAACAGTTTTAGGAGACCgttaattaacttaattttgTGCTGCTCGATAAGGAATTGTTCTCGCGTTTCATCTCTATTTTATATGCAGATTAGTTTCTGTCACTACGGAACAGACTGGTGTTCTAATGCTccgttttgtaatttttttttttccgagtGATCCCGATTTTTTGGTGACTTCTGATGTGTGGTGAAATATGTGGGAAGGGGTTCTGAGTCGAGCAGATTTGGAGAGTTCTCGTTGTCTTTCAACCATGACGAGATTTCGGAGTAGGCTTTCTCGAATGTATCATATATCGACTGATCTGAGGTGCTTTGAGAAGCTAAAATAACAGTGGAGCTGCGCGGTGGCATTCAATGTTAGCCAAGGAAGCTTTGGGGAGGACTTGCTGATGACTCGCCTCGAACGACCGATGTGTATGCTGGAAGCAATGAACTTTTCTAGCATTGCAACTCTTTCGGCTGATGACTGAATGGAAGCCCATTGAATGGATTGGGCCCGAAGTTGGCAATTCAAATAGGGGCTAATGGGCCCATTGCATGTTTGATTTTGTAGATGGTGATGATGGGTCCTTCATACTTGTAAACAGCATGTCCCTTAACATACCTTAACTTATAGAGACTGAgttagggatttttttttttttttgtttggttgaacaaacaatattatctacactaaatggGAAGGAGGTGGGTTTAGCCTTACAttgagctaacaataatgtgattcaaattcgcctttagaGAGAATCGAGCctaaaacttctcacttacgagtgaagaggaataccactagaccataataTTCGACtcgaacctaagacctatcACTTACAATTCATTACTTAGTCGACTCGATAAttctttgatttgtttaatcaaaatattattaaaaatttagACAATCaagtggcgttctaggattcatacaaccAAGCGTAGTGGCGTTCTAAGTTTCATACTGTGCACAATGGTATTCTAGCATTCATACCTAATGGAAAACTTGGCGTAAAATTGAGTGCAGTGACGTTTTAGGTTTTATACAGTTGATCCCACATGGTGGATAAGGATTGGTGGTTGTTGTATTATTAAAAATTCATGAATAATGCTAGGtaaaccaaatttttaaaccaaattttcaaaccacatgatgtgtcaccaatagaaaataagtacattaatcaatacttaagtaataattcaatcatcagcAAACGCATCTTGTAGGttacaaaatttggtctccctaacattacccaaaATTTATACAATCAAGTGTACTAGAGGAGAAAATTTGTGTGCACAAATTACTTTCAACATGTAAATATTACATAAAAATAGCTCTGTGATATATTATGAATTGAAAGTTAAGATCAGCATGTTTGGAATTTATATTCGGTTGAAACAAAAATGGCATACAATAATCATTACTTTGAGATAATCTTAGAGACATGTCCAGCATCCATATGCAAAACTGGCTACGACCTTGCATATATACATACAGATGAGACTGTGCGAAAGACGTGCGATAATCTTAGATATGTCAAATGGAGAATATTTGAGCACGCAAAACATAGTTAAACTCAAaattacatatacatacatatacacgCTCAAAGTGAAGTTCTTCTACAATGACCTTTGCATCCCCTCCATACCTTTATCTTgtaaaaaaaagttcaaaaagcttcatcaatcACATAGGTTTTGTTTGCCTTCCATATTCTTGTAGAGATAATTGAAACAATATCGGTAAGTACttaaaccaaataacacaaGGTTACCTGTAAGAATTTACGTTTGCATCATCACCGAATCTCAAAAGAGAAAATTAGAGCATTTTCCCTAAGCTTTGACCCAATTGAAATTTTGAGCTAAAACACCGTAAATTTTAGTCCCTAAATTTTGTCTCAATGTGGAGCAATGGTCATTTTTTGTAACACCAGTATAACTTATGTTCAAAATAAAAGGGTTTTAGAGGGGGTGAGGGGTAAATATAAGGAATGGAAGTTCTAATAATGGTCCAAAATGATCATTGCTCCGCATTGTGACAAGTTTAAAGAATCAATCCTTACGGAATTTTAGTTTGAGAACCGAATCTCCAATTGGGTCAAGTCTAGGGACTAATGCTCCAATTTTCATCTTTCTCGGGAACAAAAATAAGATTGGAGCACCATACTGAGGAGTCCAAGGCCAAAATGAAGGAACACAAGTTTTTAGTTACCTGGATATTCATCTAGATGGTGGAAGCACTTCGGCTAGTTTCTGTTCCAGCGCAGAAAGATCGATACTCTCCAGATCATTCACCTAAGATGTATGCAGTAAGAAGGATTGTAGTAATTTTAACGAACACGGCAATTTCAAACATTCTTATACACAAAACCCCAAACAATATATTGACCAATAAATTAGGAGAACTTGATAAAGTACCTCGGACTGGATCGTATGAAGGAGTCTGTCATCTACTTTGGAGGAAACACAGCTCACAACACAAAGCCCTTGTTCAAGAAGCACttccaaaaccctagaaatagaGAAGGGTAACCCTTCCTCTCCAGATCTGAAGCCGATGGTAGTACCGATCACGATTTGCACCCCACCGGAACATGGGTCGACTTTGAAACAGCTCAGCAATCCCCTATAGGAACTTTCACCACCATGGTCATCAGAACTAGTACTAGAGCTACTTAGATTGGAAACCTTCTTCAGTTCAGCTCTCTTGGAGTCTAACCTCCTGATTCTGTTCTGGATGTGCTTTATATAATTCACAGCCTCGTTCGTGTGGTCAGATATCGAACGCTTTCCCTGCTTTCGAAAAGAATATATGTAAGTAACCCTAGTCATCGTTCTTGCAGCTAGCCACATGTTTTTTGTGTCTCTGTgtgcgtgcgtgtgtgtgtgtgtgtgtgagtgagagagagagagagagagagagtacaccTTGATAAATTCAGGAGGAAGTAGGGATCTAAGTGAAGCATGTAGGGTACCCATTTCTTTCCGTCTTTGCCTTTCATTTTCCCTATGCATCAACGTTTTGTTCTTCTTGTTATGATCATTAGAATTGTGATCATCATCCATCATATAGTCCAAAGTAACCCCTAATTTCTCAAGCCGGCCTTTTCCCCTGTCGCCATACCCACGAACTCTATGATCTTCTGAAATTGTGTGATCTTGGTGATGATGAGGATTAGATGAAATCTGGAAGACCAGCTTCTTGCTTTGGTGTAAAG
Proteins encoded in this region:
- the LOC126629445 gene encoding receptor-like serine/threonine-protein kinase At4g25390 — its product is MRQFLHSPSPSPAASPQPQPHVSSRFPHPLAAASATTAFSLLLFLLVCFRKITRKRTAPESDSKPPHRYAYSVLRRATDSFSSTRRLGQGGSGSVFFGTIPHTHQDVAVKLMDSGSLQSEREFQNELLLASKLDSPLVVSVLGFSSDPKRRCMVLVYEFMRNGNLQDALLKRKCPELMEWRKRFSIAIDVAKGLRYLHGLDPPLIHGDVKPSNVLLDGGFAAKVADFGLARLKSENQVVIEIDDAPKKEELESNGGCDYGSVVEETESVMTSGFDDLNVGVDQSPEDLAKGPVSVSPETSVTPPSPVSPEGNLEEGGKQRVNRDWWWRQDSGVKDYVMEWIGNEIGADRPVGTTASGSSSEMVGKFEKKKKKKKNTKKRLEWWVSMDEEKKAKNSNKERKGPAREWWKEEYCDELAKKKKKKDKKQSKGMSFDENEDNRWAHDEELYAESKKKIKKRSRSKSWGSVSSIDWWLDGMRHNTSHDSGEIPMGGAMSSTPSMRGTVCYVAPEYGDGGDPSETWDVYSFGIFLLVLIAGRRPLEVTNSPLSEFQRANLLSWARHLARAGKLVDLVDKSIQFLDQEQAILCITVALVCLQKVPSRRPSMKEVVGMLTGELEPPKLPRELSISAKSRFPFKSHTHVR
- the LOC126629448 gene encoding transcription factor bHLH36-like gives rise to the protein MFPLHQSKKLVFQISSNPHHHQDHTISEDHRVRGYGDRGKGRLEKLGVTLDYMMDDDHNSNDHNKKNKTLMHRENERQRRKEMGTLHASLRSLLPPEFIKGKRSISDHTNEAVNYIKHIQNRIRRLDSKRAELKKVSNLSSSSTSSDDHGGESSYRGLLSCFKVDPCSGGVQIVIGTTIGFRSGEEGLPFSISRVLEVLLEQGLCVVSCVSSKVDDRLLHTIQSEVNDLESIDLSALEQKLAEVLPPSR